In the Fibrobacter sp. UWB5 genome, one interval contains:
- the aroE gene encoding shikimate dehydrogenase: protein MSQLKLNGKTESLCIFGHPVGHSKSPLMHNALFEALGINAAYLPYAPEPENLADAIKGFRAMKFRGANVTIPYKTPVMDLVDELSDISKFTGSVNTLYWKDGLVGGTLCGTTTDPYGCIRNLQESGVEPSNKKVALLGNGGAAKAIAYTLAEMQNQLTIVCRNREKGQVLADSLNQFFNGKAPQVQVATFDEFPAVSKSIEIIINATSVGMTPNDDQSPLTEESLHQGQAVMDIVYTPPMTKLLKTAQAKGCKVVTGEGMLVHQGIESFRKWFPEETKNKTNDELAQIMRKGMQG, encoded by the coding sequence TTGAGCCAGTTAAAATTGAATGGAAAGACCGAGTCTCTTTGCATTTTCGGTCATCCTGTTGGTCATAGCAAGTCGCCTTTGATGCATAATGCCCTTTTTGAAGCATTAGGCATCAATGCGGCCTATTTGCCCTACGCCCCGGAGCCCGAAAATCTGGCCGACGCCATCAAGGGATTTAGGGCCATGAAGTTCCGCGGGGCAAATGTCACGATTCCGTACAAGACCCCGGTCATGGACCTTGTAGACGAACTTTCGGACATTTCGAAATTTACCGGCAGCGTCAATACGCTGTATTGGAAAGACGGCCTTGTCGGTGGCACTTTATGTGGCACGACAACCGACCCCTATGGATGCATTCGCAACCTGCAGGAATCGGGTGTAGAGCCTTCGAACAAGAAGGTCGCCCTGCTCGGAAACGGCGGAGCCGCCAAGGCAATCGCCTACACGCTGGCCGAGATGCAGAACCAGCTCACCATCGTGTGCCGCAACCGCGAAAAAGGCCAGGTACTCGCCGACAGCCTGAACCAGTTCTTTAACGGCAAGGCTCCCCAGGTCCAAGTCGCCACCTTCGATGAATTCCCTGCCGTATCCAAGAGCATCGAAATCATCATCAACGCGACCTCCGTGGGCATGACCCCGAACGATGACCAGTCTCCCCTAACCGAAGAATCCTTGCACCAAGGTCAGGCCGTGATGGACATTGTCTATACACCGCCCATGACCAAGCTGTTAAAGACAGCCCAGGCAAAAGGCTGCAAGGTCGTAACCGGCGAAGGCATGCTGGTGCACCAGGGTATCGAAAGTTTTAGAAAATGGTTCCCCGAAGAAACTAAAAACAAGACGAACGACGAACTCGCACAGATTATGCGTAAAGGAATGCAGGGCTGA
- a CDS encoding tol-pal system YbgF family protein: MANESNTNNSEIKEFFVAHGSKVIAALVVIMVIVVGVVQFRDYRKAAAAEQAELLGPGMTLLYANQNDSAFVEFESKINSGKLSGVALAKAALYAGNIKFQAGDFDAAAVFFQKSLDNAGSVALVRSAAMHGLASVKIEKADYSAAAGLLEKYISEFAKRTGDQEDRFQKDEPVDEVPMVADAMWKLTLVYDQLGAADKAKQTAERILTVYGDNQAYADKARKFLNI, translated from the coding sequence ATGGCAAACGAATCGAATACCAACAATTCTGAAATTAAGGAATTTTTTGTCGCACACGGCTCCAAGGTCATTGCCGCCCTCGTGGTGATTATGGTCATTGTGGTGGGCGTGGTGCAGTTCCGTGACTATCGTAAGGCTGCCGCTGCCGAACAGGCCGAACTCCTCGGACCGGGCATGACGCTCCTTTATGCTAATCAGAATGACTCCGCTTTCGTGGAATTCGAATCCAAGATCAATTCCGGCAAGCTTTCCGGTGTGGCTCTGGCCAAGGCAGCTCTCTATGCGGGCAATATCAAGTTCCAGGCTGGCGACTTTGACGCCGCTGCCGTGTTCTTCCAGAAGAGCCTCGACAATGCCGGTTCTGTTGCCTTGGTCCGCTCGGCTGCCATGCATGGTCTTGCCTCTGTGAAGATCGAAAAGGCTGACTATTCTGCCGCTGCCGGTCTGTTGGAAAAGTACATCTCTGAATTTGCCAAGCGCACCGGCGACCAGGAAGACCGCTTCCAGAAGGACGAACCGGTGGACGAGGTCCCGATGGTTGCTGATGCCATGTGGAAGCTCACTCTCGTTTACGACCAGCTCGGTGCTGCCGACAAGGCCAAGCAGACTGCAGAACGCATTCTCACGGTCTACGGCGACAACCAGGCTTATGCCGACAAGGCCAGAAAGTTCCTGAATATCTAA
- a CDS encoding rhomboid family intramembrane serine protease, translated as MPRFMSPLRPRYMRSPSEIPKEGLQVQSITPTPEASKNAGTNAASVSDAQDSPEAQEPEYPEIVCVSEGTFRQIRDDSLVLLSQGISHRLLRSIEGPFLIFVLPEHEEFARLQLALYRKENPPKEENPPIPLSFSLQPLWVLLAPLIVTLIDFTDAMNLHTPGVSDATKVLKGEWWRSLTAQTLHGDVRHLASNLICGYIVMNMITFRIPLLRLAPFIAVAAAIANICVSLTVKTDFRSLGFSTFVFAAIGCLSVIEFRLMPKETHGLLRRFAPLCGAASLAVFLGLGENADILGHAYGFIAGLFCGFIPSKKALRWGTPLSTIDGIGLLLYYAFYIVAWKLAMA; from the coding sequence ATGCCACGCTTTATGTCGCCCTTACGGCCGCGCTACATGCGTTCTCCGTCGGAGATCCCGAAAGAAGGGTTGCAGGTACAATCCATAACGCCGACTCCCGAAGCATCGAAAAATGCAGGAACGAATGCGGCTTCGGTGAGTGATGCGCAGGATTCGCCCGAGGCGCAGGAACCTGAATACCCTGAAATTGTCTGCGTGTCCGAGGGCACGTTCCGCCAGATTCGCGATGACAGCCTGGTGTTACTTTCGCAGGGAATTTCTCACCGGCTCTTGCGCAGTATCGAAGGCCCGTTTCTGATTTTTGTTTTGCCCGAACACGAAGAATTTGCACGCCTACAGTTGGCTCTTTACCGCAAGGAAAATCCGCCCAAAGAAGAAAACCCGCCGATTCCCTTGAGTTTTAGCCTGCAACCGCTCTGGGTATTGCTCGCGCCCTTGATTGTCACGCTGATTGATTTTACGGACGCTATGAACCTGCATACGCCCGGCGTTTCGGACGCGACTAAAGTTCTTAAAGGCGAATGGTGGCGTTCGCTGACCGCACAAACTTTGCACGGCGATGTAAGGCACCTGGCCTCGAATTTAATATGCGGCTACATCGTGATGAACATGATCACCTTCCGCATTCCGCTGCTACGGCTTGCGCCGTTTATCGCCGTCGCGGCCGCGATTGCAAACATTTGCGTCTCGCTTACGGTAAAGACCGACTTTCGCTCGCTCGGTTTTTCGACATTCGTATTCGCCGCCATCGGTTGCCTCTCGGTAATTGAATTCAGGCTCATGCCCAAGGAAACGCACGGCCTGCTCCGGCGATTCGCGCCGCTCTGCGGCGCGGCATCCCTTGCCGTATTCCTCGGACTCGGCGAAAACGCCGACATCCTCGGCCACGCCTACGGATTCATCGCCGGACTTTTCTGCGGATTCATTCCAAGCAAAAAGGCGCTCCGTTGGGGAACGCCGCTTTCAACCATAGACGGAATCGGGCTATTGCTTTACTACGCGTTCTACATCGTCGCATGGAAGCTTGCCATGGCGTAA
- a CDS encoding GDP-mannose 4,6-dehydratase, with protein sequence MSILVTGGTGALGYHILSSLVGTTHDLYSFSDEQPQPWQKVDGVEYLNGDLLNFKHMQDVIQFVQPTHIYHLASQSSVGLSYKKPYETLNINLLGTQNLLEAVRQNCPKAKVMLLSSSEIYGRTDHQLTYLHKETDAPNPLTPYATSKACMELLGNQFKNAYGLHVVFARPFHFTGPHHSRRFVIPSITYQLVKIKYYGTEPTIYSGSLDISRDVIDVRDVARGMIQLLNQSEPGEAYNLCCGKSYTFRELTEMLVDIAGVSVDFRFDPGYERSNDIPLLIGNPEKAMSMGWKPMISIEDCLTDLFNEMVLRRRTELKLGMGQDLRL encoded by the coding sequence ATGAGTATTCTTGTAACCGGTGGAACAGGTGCCCTGGGCTACCACATTCTGTCGAGCCTCGTGGGAACGACGCACGATCTGTACAGCTTTAGCGACGAACAGCCGCAGCCCTGGCAGAAGGTCGATGGCGTCGAATACCTGAATGGCGACTTGCTGAACTTCAAGCACATGCAGGACGTGATTCAGTTCGTGCAGCCAACGCACATTTACCACCTGGCGAGCCAATCGTCGGTGGGGCTCAGCTACAAGAAGCCATACGAAACGCTGAACATCAACTTGCTCGGCACCCAGAACCTGCTCGAAGCAGTACGCCAGAATTGCCCCAAGGCAAAGGTGATGCTTTTGAGCTCTAGCGAAATTTACGGCCGTACCGACCACCAGCTTACCTACTTGCACAAAGAAACGGACGCCCCGAATCCGCTCACGCCCTACGCAACCTCCAAGGCTTGCATGGAACTTCTGGGCAACCAGTTCAAGAACGCTTACGGGTTGCACGTGGTGTTTGCAAGACCCTTCCATTTTACGGGTCCGCACCACAGCCGACGTTTCGTAATCCCCTCCATTACCTACCAGCTTGTCAAGATCAAGTATTACGGCACGGAACCGACAATCTATTCCGGCAGCCTGGACATTAGCCGCGACGTGATTGACGTGCGAGACGTGGCACGCGGTATGATTCAGCTTTTGAACCAGTCCGAACCGGGCGAAGCTTACAACCTTTGCTGTGGCAAGTCGTATACCTTCCGCGAACTCACCGAAATGCTCGTCGACATCGCCGGTGTGAGCGTTGACTTCCGTTTCGACCCGGGTTACGAACGCAGCAACGACATTCCGCTCCTTATCGGCAACCCCGAAAAGGCCATGAGCATGGGCTGGAAACCGATGATCAGCATCGAAGATTGCCTTACCGACTTGTTCAACGAAATGGTATTACGCCGTCGTACAGAACTCAAGCTCGGCATGGGACAGGACTTGAGACTGTAA
- the aroB gene encoding 3-dehydroquinate synthase, translating into MNKHIFFTGFMASGKSRTGRALAERLNRPYVDTDAVIVERAGKTISEIFEQDGEAKFREMEREVVAEFAKKETPHIISLGGGALTQPDNLKVIRENGTIIRLWAKPEVLSERIGRKNTRPLLANLSDEERLEKIKVMLKEREKNYANADFSVESSDEYTEDHVIERILYILNFWNSHALDVCPSSGGRYPIFIGKNIIPETGVLLESLKLTPSHDFLVCTDTNIAKVQSQMIGELRGQAGRCPIFKFQAGEKNKTLHNLNQLFSFMLHRGYTRKSCLLQFSGGVVGDMAGFGAATYQRGIPFIQFPTTLLSMVDSSVGGKVAVNHPEGKNMIGAFYQPKAVVCDLAVLSTLPETEYLAGLAEIVKYGVIYDEEFFRYMEQNVEKIKAHDLDVLKHLIYRSCAIKAEVVGIDEKEAGLRAILNYGHTFGHAIENLTHYSMFTHGIAVSLGMRVAARAAVLLGKITAEEEARQNKLLDDLGFPKKYDIDVEAAWDAMAVDKKAEKGKRVYILPTKIGEVEKVSNIDKDIITQSWGAIK; encoded by the coding sequence ATGAACAAGCACATCTTTTTCACCGGATTCATGGCAAGCGGAAAGTCCCGCACCGGACGCGCCCTGGCAGAACGGTTAAACCGCCCCTACGTAGATACCGACGCCGTTATCGTCGAACGTGCCGGCAAGACCATCAGCGAGATTTTTGAACAGGACGGCGAAGCCAAGTTCCGCGAAATGGAACGCGAAGTCGTTGCCGAATTCGCCAAGAAAGAAACTCCGCACATCATTTCCTTGGGCGGTGGCGCTCTCACGCAGCCGGACAACCTCAAAGTCATCCGCGAAAACGGCACCATCATTCGCCTGTGGGCAAAGCCCGAAGTGCTTTCGGAACGCATCGGTCGCAAGAACACGCGCCCCCTGCTTGCCAACTTGAGCGACGAAGAACGCCTCGAAAAAATCAAGGTGATGCTCAAGGAACGCGAAAAGAATTACGCGAACGCCGACTTCAGCGTGGAAAGTTCTGACGAATATACCGAAGACCACGTCATCGAGCGCATCCTGTACATCCTGAATTTCTGGAACAGCCATGCGCTGGACGTGTGCCCGAGCAGTGGCGGACGCTACCCCATTTTTATCGGCAAAAACATCATTCCCGAAACAGGCGTTTTGCTTGAAAGCCTCAAGCTCACGCCGAGCCATGATTTCCTGGTGTGCACCGACACGAACATCGCCAAGGTACAAAGCCAGATGATTGGCGAACTGAGAGGCCAGGCCGGACGTTGCCCGATTTTCAAGTTCCAGGCCGGCGAAAAGAACAAGACTTTGCACAACCTGAACCAGCTGTTCAGCTTTATGCTTCACCGCGGCTACACCCGCAAGAGCTGCCTGTTGCAGTTTAGCGGTGGCGTGGTCGGCGACATGGCTGGCTTCGGTGCAGCCACCTACCAACGCGGCATTCCGTTCATCCAGTTCCCGACAACGCTTTTGAGCATGGTCGACAGTTCTGTAGGCGGAAAGGTGGCCGTGAACCACCCCGAAGGCAAGAACATGATTGGCGCATTCTACCAGCCCAAGGCTGTGGTCTGCGACCTCGCCGTGCTCAGCACCTTGCCCGAAACGGAATACCTAGCAGGCCTCGCCGAAATCGTGAAGTACGGCGTGATTTACGACGAAGAATTCTTCCGTTATATGGAACAGAACGTCGAAAAGATCAAGGCTCACGACCTCGACGTACTCAAGCACCTGATTTACCGTAGCTGCGCCATCAAGGCCGAAGTCGTCGGCATCGACGAAAAGGAAGCAGGCCTGCGCGCTATTTTGAATTACGGGCATACCTTCGGGCATGCTATCGAAAACTTGACGCACTACAGTATGTTCACGCACGGTATCGCCGTGTCGCTCGGCATGCGCGTGGCCGCCCGCGCGGCAGTTCTCTTGGGCAAGATCACCGCCGAAGAAGAAGCTCGTCAGAACAAACTCTTGGACGACCTCGGATTCCCGAAGAAATACGATATCGACGTGGAAGCCGCATGGGACGCCATGGCTGTTGACAAGAAGGCAGAAAAGGGCAAACGTGTATACATTTTGCCCACTAAGATTGGAGAAGTGGAAAAAGTAAGCAACATCGATAAAGATATCATTACTCAAAGCTGGGGAGCTATTAAGTAA
- a CDS encoding DNA repair helicase XPB, whose amino-acid sequence MNPNGAIIVQSNMEIMVEVDLPTYEAARDAIAPFTELVKSPEHLHTYKISPLSLWNAASTGLRAPEVLERLEGQSRFPIPESVVTEIQDYMERYGLLRLKKDGDKLIVESDDKYMFTEICHLKEVEPYIVQFIDDLHAEVDPERRGHLKMALTNAGFPVEDLAGYTVGDPLPIHLRETTVGGKPFALRDYQKEAAQVFYASGSEKGGSGVIVLPCGSGKTVIGLATMALVQTKTLILTPNISASRQWIREICDKTDLTLDQVKEYSGEVKEIGPVTVATYQILTQRKRAKKAENEKTDSDLDDLTEEEVKKELANFPLFSQEKWGLMIYDEVHLLPAPVFRLSTEMQATRRLGLTATLVREDHKETEVFSLIGPKKYDIPWRILEAQGWIATADCNEIRIPMDAELKMKYALAPVREKITLASTNPEKTDIVERLLKYFDKPDDRVLIIGQYIDQLEALSEDLQIPLITGKTPNKDREKLYAAFRNGTQKNLMVSKVGNFAIDLPDANVLIQISGTFGSRQEEAQRLGRVLRPKSDGGAAHFYSIVTQDSKEQEFAMNRQLFLTEQGYAYKIIKRGDWDILARTPEELAARK is encoded by the coding sequence ATGAATCCGAATGGCGCCATTATTGTTCAGAGTAATATGGAAATCATGGTGGAGGTCGATCTCCCCACTTATGAAGCGGCTCGCGATGCAATCGCCCCGTTTACCGAATTGGTCAAAAGCCCCGAACACCTGCACACCTACAAAATTAGTCCCCTGAGTCTGTGGAATGCGGCTTCGACGGGACTCCGTGCACCGGAAGTGCTGGAACGCCTTGAAGGTCAGAGCCGATTTCCGATTCCTGAATCCGTGGTGACAGAAATCCAGGATTACATGGAGCGCTACGGTCTGCTCCGCCTTAAAAAGGATGGCGACAAGCTGATTGTCGAATCTGACGACAAGTACATGTTCACCGAAATTTGCCACCTCAAGGAAGTGGAACCGTACATTGTCCAGTTTATAGACGATTTGCACGCCGAAGTGGATCCGGAACGCCGCGGTCACTTGAAGATGGCTCTTACCAACGCCGGGTTCCCGGTCGAAGACTTGGCCGGTTATACCGTGGGTGACCCTCTGCCGATTCACCTGCGCGAAACGACTGTTGGTGGCAAGCCTTTTGCCCTCCGCGATTACCAGAAGGAAGCGGCCCAGGTGTTCTACGCCAGTGGTTCTGAAAAGGGCGGCTCGGGCGTGATCGTGCTGCCTTGTGGTTCGGGTAAGACCGTGATTGGCCTTGCCACCATGGCTTTGGTACAAACTAAGACTTTGATTTTGACGCCGAACATTTCGGCTAGCCGTCAGTGGATTCGCGAAATTTGCGACAAGACGGACTTGACGCTCGACCAGGTGAAGGAATATTCCGGCGAAGTCAAGGAAATCGGCCCCGTGACGGTGGCGACCTACCAGATTTTGACTCAGCGTAAGCGCGCCAAGAAGGCTGAAAACGAAAAGACCGATTCGGACTTGGACGATTTGACCGAAGAAGAAGTCAAAAAGGAACTGGCCAACTTCCCGCTGTTCAGCCAGGAAAAGTGGGGCCTGATGATTTACGACGAAGTGCACTTGCTGCCGGCTCCGGTGTTCCGCCTGAGTACCGAAATGCAGGCCACTCGCCGCCTGGGCCTTACGGCAACGCTCGTGCGCGAAGACCACAAGGAAACCGAAGTATTCAGCTTGATTGGCCCCAAGAAGTACGACATTCCGTGGCGTATTCTGGAAGCCCAGGGCTGGATTGCTACCGCCGACTGTAACGAAATCCGTATCCCGATGGATGCGGAACTCAAGATGAAGTATGCACTTGCTCCGGTGCGCGAAAAGATTACGCTCGCTTCCACCAACCCCGAAAAGACGGATATCGTGGAACGCCTGCTCAAGTACTTTGACAAGCCCGATGACCGCGTGCTGATTATTGGCCAGTACATCGACCAGCTCGAAGCCCTTTCCGAAGACTTGCAGATTCCGCTGATTACGGGTAAGACTCCGAACAAGGACCGCGAAAAGCTTTATGCCGCCTTCCGTAACGGAACGCAGAAGAACCTGATGGTGTCTAAGGTGGGTAACTTTGCCATCGACTTGCCTGATGCTAACGTGCTCATCCAGATTTCGGGTACCTTTGGTAGCCGACAGGAAGAAGCCCAACGTCTCGGTCGCGTGCTTCGCCCCAAGAGCGACGGTGGCGCGGCGCATTTCTACAGCATCGTGACGCAGGATTCCAAGGAACAGGAATTTGCCATGAACCGCCAGCTGTTCTTGACCGAACAGGGGTATGCGTACAAGATTATCAAGCGCGGCGACTGGGATATTCTGGCTCGAACTCCTGAAGAGTTAGCTGCTAGAAAGTAA